From the genome of Alicyclobacillus sp. SO9:
TCACGCATGAGGCTGTACTCATCGTACATCCATGCCATGATTTGAGGGTTTGTATACACATCGGGTGCCGGAATGTCCTTTGTGGGACCTACAATCTGACTGATAGCTCGCACATAGCCCCTCGCCAGACGTTCTTGCTCAGTCGTTGACATGGTTCTTGGGTCACAGATGATTCCGCCTTTCGCACCGCCGTACGGAAGGTCAAAAATGCCGCATTTAATGCTCATCCAAATGGACAGCGCTTTGACCTCATCAAGGCTTACATTGGGATGAAAACGGATTCCACCCTTGGTTGGACCAACGGCGTCGTTGTGCTGAGCACGAAACCCTGTAAACACTTCTGTATGGCCATCGTCCATTCGAACAGGGATGCGGACGGTCATGGTGCGAATTGGCTCGGCCAGCAATTCGAACATTTCGTCTGAATATCCCAGCCGCTCCAGCGCTGCTTCAACAGCGTTTTGAGTATTAATCAGGACGTTTTCGCCATGGGCCGGCATCCTTGCGCCCGCGGCTAGCCGTTTACTGACTTGACTCGTCATGAAATGCGCTCCTCTCGCAGTTAACCACTACATAATTGATTTGCTCCGTTTCATAATAAATCACTCGGGGAAGGATGGAAAGTAGCAGTGAGCACGAAAGGGAGAAAAGTATGGGGGAAAATCAGGGGAATGTAACGAAAAATGAGGGTGGCCTTCGCCGCTTGAACGCTTCCTGGAGCTTTCACGCAATTTTGGCAGTCCTCATCATCATTTTGGCATTTTCTCATCCGCCCATGTTATTTTACGGGGATACCGACACGGCGAGAAACTACCTCAATACTATTGTTTCCTCGCTGTCCACTATCCTGGCCCTGTGTATTTCCGTGATTCTTGTGGCTATTCAATTGGCCGCAAGTAACTATACTCATCGGGTGCTGGATTTTTACATTCGACTCCCCTACAATGCGTCATTGTTTTTGCTGTACTTAGTGACCATCTTACATAGTTTCTATTTAATGGCTAAGATTCGCGATCCCGTTCGAGAACCGCTTCAAGTCGCTCTTCGTCAAGAAATGAGTGCAGACCTGGTCCTTGTCATGATTTGCTTCATCAGCCTTTTGCTATACATGTACGCGGTAGTGACGCTGTTGAAACCTGACAGAATCATCCACTTGATTTATCGGGATTACCACATTGCATCCCGACGAAAACACTGGCAAAAAGCACAAGCAAATGTGGAGCAACTGTGCGACATTGCCAAACGAGCCGCTTCTGTCAGCGACTCCGTAACAGGTACACTGTGCATGAGAGTCATGCTGGATATTGGGAAAGACTTGCCGCTGCCGGAAAATGAGCAGGACAAACTGCTGAGAGTGCATCAAAACCTGATTGATCAATGGATTGAAATGGTGGGTGTTTGCGCCAAGGAAAAAGAAACTGGACTCATGAAAACTGTTTTGGACGGCTTGTATGAGCAGGGACAGTACTACATTCAAAAAGAGTTCTGGACGGCTGCAGTGGTGGTCATTCGTGCCTACCGCCACATTGTATTCAGTCACTTGTTGGAGGAGGGGCAGTACTACTATGTGGAGACTGTCGCCGTGAGGTTGTATGCTCTAGCAGATGAAGCGACGGCATACGGAGAGCGGGGGCAACTGTTTACGCTTCGGACTTGGAAGGTGATTTGTGCTATTGGTGAGCATATTTTTGCAAGTTCTCCTGAAACCGAGGTGACGTTTCTTCAAGGGTTTTTGCTGTCGAGACACGTTTTTACCACTTTGAACGAACTTCCAGAAGACTTGCGGATTGAAGGGCTGTCCCTTTATTTTCAATTGTGGAAGGCTTTCGCAGTCAGCGCGCAAATGCGTGAAGCTGCACGCTTTGCAACTTGGTGGAAAGAACAGTTTCACGGAAGGCGCGTGTTCCATCAAGGACAACAACTGGCCCTGCAGCTCTGCAGGCACCTGGGACGCGAGGAGATTGAAAAAACGCTTTGTCATGTCTGGGAACTCGAAGAGATTGAACTTCAGCCGCTGCCGGAATTTAATAAATTCCGGCTTGCGTTATTTGACGGTTGGCCAAAGGATACATTCGCCAAGGGATAAAGCGGTATGCTCCACACAGTGAATTCTTCTCTGGTGCAATCATGTCTTGCGGATGCAATACAACTGTCCGCTTGCAGCTTTCTGTTTCAGCGTCGTCAGTCAGGTGTTGTCTCTTCTTTATCCAAATGCGGTCTCTACTTCAGTCAGATGCCTCTTCTTCAGTCGTTTGTTCCATGCTTTTGACGACGCTTCTGTCGGGGGTTACATAGAGTGTTGACTGATCCTTATATAAAGCAAATCCAGGGCGCGCTCCGTTTGGCTTCCAAACGTGTCTGATTTCCGTGAAATCGACAGCAACGTTGGATGACTCCCGTCCTTTTGAGAAATATGCGGCCAAGGTGGCAGCCTGGTGAACCGTTGTTTCGGGGACATCCTTACCGGATGTACGGACAACCACATGTGACCCGGGCTGGTCCTTGACGTGAAACCAAAGGTCGCTTTGTTGGCTGCGACGAAACGTGATTTCATCGTTTTGTGTGTTGTTTCTTCCCACAAAGACAGCAAACCCGTCTTGACTCCGGTATTGTTCTGCTGACTTCTTTTTTTCGGTCCGCTTATCATTAGCTTTCTTTCGCTTTCGCGACGGCTTAAGAAAACCTTGGTCTGTCAACTCTGCTCGCAGTTGCTCTACGTCTTCCGCAGAAGCGTCTTGCGCAATCAGGAGGCAGCTTTCCAAATACGCGATGTCCTGCTCTACAGATTCTTCTTCCGAGACGAGCAAAGACAGGGCACGTTTTTTCTTTCGAGCACGTTTAAAGTATGCTTGTGCGTTTTCGATGGCATCTTTGGCAGGGTTAAGCTCGATAGTCTCCATTTCATTATTTTTATAGAAATTTGGCAGGGATACTTCGGTTTTCCCTTTCCCCAGCTCGTGCGCATAGGCTGTCAGGAGCTCTCCAAAAATTCTATCCGATTCGTGTTCTTCACCGCGGCTTAGTTCCCGGCTTAGTCTTGTCCGCTTGGCGTGCAGGCGGTCAATGGCCTCATTCAGTTTTGCAGTGAGTTCAGAATGCAGTGCTCCTGTTCGCTTTCGAATAGAAATGTCCCGATAGTATTCCTCTATGGCCTCATCCAGCGATGCACATGTTTCCGTCTGTTCGCATGAAGTCAATTGGAACGGTGCATAACTTGACAGTCGTCCAAAAGCGTCCATTCCAAGACACGGGACTTCCCGTCTGTTCTTGACAATTGAAAAGAGGGAAGAGAGGGCATTGACAACTGAAGTCAAGTCGCGGTCTCCATCACTACCCTGAGCCCGAGCCCGCACTAGGGCTTCTTTTGCCGTTACCGGGCCCACTCCTGAAATCAACTTTGGCAGTTGTTTAGCAAGCTTGTCTGCGGTTTGACCCCAGTCTAGATGAGTTAAGGTTTCTTCCGGTTTTGACGCAGACAGTTCAGCCACTGTTTGCTTGGCCTGTGCAGGAGCTCTTGTATATGTAGTTCCTGGAAGAATCGGCCGAACACGGCTCATGTCCGGTGTGACCCGCACAATGCTGTCAATAATACGTCCGGGCTGACCGTTTTCAACAGCGCATATCATTAAGTTGCTGTGGCGGCCCATTAGTTCGAGGATGATTGCGGTTTGAACGGGATCGCCTAAATCATCGTAGCCGTCCACGTAAATCTCCAACACTCGGTCTGTGCCTTGCTGTTGAATCCGTGCTATGCGCCCGCCTTCCATATGTTTCCTTGTCAACATACAAAACATCGGCGGTGCTTCGGGGTTTGCGGGTCGCTGGCCCCGTATCTGATGGGCTCGGTAAAAGTTTCGGTGTGCACTAAGCATTAGTCTTGTCGTACCGATGGATGAGCTTCGCAGTGTTATGACTAAATCCCTCTCAGCGGGCTGATGGATCTTTTCCACCCGCGCCCCAACGAAACACTGCCATTCCTGAATGAGAGCACTTAACATAAGTCCGTCCAAGTTAACTTCTCCCTTCTGCACTACGAGTATAACTGGGTGCGTATTACGTGTCTAACAATTTGGTGTGCTTGTCAGCCTTGTCGACATGTTTGTCCTCGTACAAGCATATGGATTATCAGACATTGCTTAAAGGGGTGGCTCCAGTGGAGAAGAACTGGCATTCTCTAACTCCCAAAGATTGTTTGACTCTGCTTGAAACCACACCAGCGGGTTTAGACCCAGGAGAGGTTGAAGAGCGCCGACGGCAATATGGTGCAAACCAGCTGGTGGAGGGCAAGAAAGTTTCGTTGTTGACGGTATTTTTTAACCAGTTTCGGGATTTTATGATTATCGTCCTGATTGTTGCCACGCTCATCTCAGGCCTCTTGGGTGAGTATACGGATGCCATCACGATTATTGCCATTATTATTCTCAATGGCATTTTGGGATTCGTGCAGGAGGTCAAAGCTGAGAAATCTCTGTCAGCCTTAAAAGAGCTGACAGCCCCTCTGGCCCGTGTGCGACGAAAGGGCGAGATGGTGTCTGTGCCGGCCAAGGAACTTGTTCCAGGCGACATTGTATTGTTGGAAGGCGGCGACAGGGTGCCAGCGGACGGGCGTCTGATAGACGCTTGGGGTATGGATGTAGAAGAATCGTCCCTTACAGGTGAATCAGTTCCTGTCAACAAGCAAGCCCACTCGATGGTTGAAGAGCTGTCCAATCTCGGTGACAGAACCAATATGGTTTATATGGGGACAATGGTGACGCGAGGCAAGGGTGAAATGATTGTAACGGGTACAGGTATGACAACCGAGATGGGAAAGATTGCAGACTTGATGGAGCAGTCGGAGGAGAGCTTGACTCCGTTGCAACAGAGGCTCGACCAACTGGGTAAAATTTTGGTATGGCTGGCACTGGCCATTACAGTTTTGGTCGTCATTGCAGGCGTTTTGCACGGTCAAAATATCTATCAGATGTTTCTTGCAGGTGTGAGTTTGGCTGTTGCAGCGATACCAGAAGGTCTGCCCGCCATTGTCACGATTGCTCTGGCTCTCGGTGTCCAGCGGATGATTAAGCGCAACGCCATTGTCCGAAAGCTGCCCTCCGTTGAGACGCTGGGATGCGCCACAGTGATTTGTTCAGACAAGACAGGCACCTTGACGCAGAATCGAATGACAGTGCAGCGCGTTTGGTCCGACGGAGAGTGGGTCAAAGTGACAGGTTCCGGTTACAATCCCGCGGGAGAGTTTCTGTCTCATGACAATCCTGTCACGCCCCTCAAACGTCCTGGACTAAGGCGGTTAATAGAAGTCTCCGCAGTTTGCAACAACGCTGTCATGCATGTGTCCCAAAGGTCGGAGGAGGAGAACTGGGAAGTGGACGGGGATCCGACTGAGGGAGCCCTGCTGGTTTTGGCAAAGAAGGCCGGGGCCGCTGATTTGGATGAAGAGTTTAAGCGAGTGGATGAAATTCCCTTTGATTCTGAACGAAAGCTGATGTCTGTGCTGGTGGAGCACAACAAAGAAGTCTATTTGTTTGTCAAAGGTGCTCCGGATGTCCTTGTCAATCGCTCGACAAAAATCTATTCCAGCGGGCGCGAAGAAACACTGTCCAAAAACTTGAAAAAGAAAGTCTACGACGCGAACAACCAGATGGCCTCTCAGGCCCTTCGAAATCTAGCCTTTGCCTATCGGGTGTTTCCGTCACTGGAAGCTGCGAAATCTCAGGCAGACCCGGAACAGGACTTAGTCTTTGTCGGTTTGGTTGGGATGATGGATCCGCCTCGTGAAGAGGTGTTTGATGCCATTGGGGTCAGTCACAGAGCTGGGATTCGGACAGTGATGATTACAGGTGATCACCAGGAGACGGCGACTGCGATTGCTCGGCAATTGAACATCCTTCCCAGCGATGGACGTGTGATGAACGGCAGTGAGTTGGACAATGTGTCTGATGAAGACTTGGTTCACCTTGTGGAAGAAACGTACGTGTATGCCCGTGTTTCGCCCGAACACAAGCTCCGCATCGTGAGGGCGCTGCAACAGAACGATGAAGTGGTAGCCATGACTGGAGACGGTGTAAACGACGCGCCTGCCATTAAACAGGCAGACATTGGTATCTCCATGGGAAACACAGGAACAGACGTGGCGAAAGAAGCTTCCGCACTAGTCTTGTCTGATGACAACTTCGCCACCATTGTAGCTGCGGTTGAGGAAGGGCGGGGAATCTACGACAACATTCGAAAGTTTATTCGTTATCTTCTCGCAAGTAACGTTGGCGAGATTATCACGATGTTTGTAGCGATGCTGGTTGGCTTGGCCTTACCCCTGCTCCCCATACAAATTCTGTGGGTTAACCTTGTTACTGACGGCCTTCCTGCCATCGCGCTGGGGGTAGACCCGGCAGAGAAAGATATCATGGCCCGACGTCCGCGCAATGTGAAGGAAGGTATCTTCGCGGGGGGACTGGGGCTTAAAATTCTGAGCAGAGGGGTTCTCATTGGAGCGGTGACACTCGGTATCTTCATCTTGACGCTGCGTCTTGCTCCAGGCAACTTGGCAAAAGCACAGACGATGGCTTATGCAACCTTAACCATGTCGCAATTGATTCTGGTGTTTGACTGTCGCAGTGTAAACGGCGGCATTTTCAACAGGAATATTTTTGAGAACCTGTGGTTGTGGTTGGCCGTACTGTCGTCGGTGGCACTGTTTCTCGTTACCATCTATTTACCGGGGTTGGCAAAAGTGTTTAGCACGGTGCAGCTTGGGCCAAAGGATTGGCTGTTCGTCCTGATTGCTGCAGCCATTCCGACCTTCGCGTTGTCACTGCGCAGAGCGGGCCGAAAGGCGCTCGGGAGCAAATTGTCATCACGTGAGGCGTAAGACCGCAGCAGCGACTCGCGAGCAGACATGAGCGCTTCTAGCGTTGCGGATTTGATATCATCCGATAAAGGCAGTGAATTGCAGGGGCTGTGAATTGTTCACAGCCCCTTACTTGTATTTTCAAAAAAATGTAGAGTAGAATAGAAGCACTCTGGAGGCGTTCACATGGCTGTAAAAAGTATGACTGGGTATGGACAAGCTTCTGTTAAGGAAGGCAATGTTGCGGTTTCCGTCGAGATTCGTGCTGTCAATCACCGTTTTTTTGAATGCGTTGTTCGTGCACCAAGAGATTTGATGATGGTCGAAGAGGCGGTTCGACAGCAGGTGAAAGCCAGTTTTGCCAGAGGTCGTATGGATGTGTATATCTCTTTAGACGAAACGTCGGCAGCAGGGACACTGTCGGTCAACTCAGGACTGCTGGACCAACTGAAGGCGGCAGCAGAAGAAATACAGGCTCAGATTTCAGATATTGGGCCAGCCACTGTGGTAGACTGGCTGCAGTACCCTGGCGTCATTACACCAGTTGTCAGTTCCGTTCAGAGTGAGACATTGTCCGCCGTAACCCTGCGTGCTGTGGCAGACGCGGTCGGCCAATTACTTGCGATGAGGATCCGCGAGGGACAGAGATTAGCAGAGGATATGAAGGAAAAAGTCAGAAACGCACAGGAGCTAACGAACTCTATTGAAAAGCGTGCTCCAATTGTTCTAAAGGCGTGGGAACAACGTTTGCGTGCCAAGTTAGAGGAAGTCGTAGCTCGAACGGATGAGAGTCGAGTGATGACAGAAGTCGTCCTAATGGCAGACAGAATGACAATTGATGAAGAGTTGACGCGACTTCGCAGCCATATTACGGAGTTTCATGCGTCATTGCAGTCTAGCTCAGCCATCGGACGAAGATTGGATTTTATCATTCAGGAAATGAATAGAGAAGTAAATACCATTGCCTCAAAGTCCCAGGACGTAGAAATTGCTCAGACCACGGTGAATCTGAAGGCAATCATTGAACAATTGCGGGAGCAGGTGCAAAATATTGAGTAGCGAAGAATACTAAAGTTTCTTCGCGGGAGGGGAGAACCTGATGCCTATCAAGCTCATTAACATCGGCTTTGGCAATATCGTTTCGGCAAATCGGATAATTTCCATAGTGAGTCCTGAATCTGCACCAATCAAACGAATCATTCAGGAAGCAAGGGACAGAAGCATGTTGATTGACGCAACCTATGGACGCCGAACAAGAGCGGTTATTGTTACCGATTCCGATCACGTAATTCTGTCCGCGGTACAGCCAGAAACAGTGGCTCACCGTCTAAATACGAAAGACCAACTTATTGACGAAGAGGAATGATGGTTTTGACACGTTCGCGATCCGGGATATTATTTGTTCTCAGTGGGCCCTCCGGAGCCGGGAAAGGTACGGTATGCGGCGCATTGATGCAAAGAACACCGGAACTCTCTCTCTCCATTTCAGCGACAACCAGAGCTCCGCGACCCGGAGAAGAGCACGGTGAAAATTATTTCTTTACATCGCGGAGTGAGTTTGAAGAGAAGATAGCGAACAATCAATTGCTTGAGTGGGCAGAGGTATACGGGAACTACTACGGGACGCCCAGGGATTTTGTGGAACAGAAGCTTGCTCAAGGACAGGACGTGCTCCTGGAAATCGATATTCAGGGAGCCATGCAAGTAAAACACCACTATCCAACGGGAGTGTTTCTGTTTCTCGTCCCTCCATCAGCCACTGAACTGAAAGCTCGCATCTTGGGGCGAGGAACCGAGTCTGAAGAATCTTTTCGCAAACGCTTTGGAGCTGCCAGACAGGAACTGCAGATGATGCGCGAGTACAACTACGTTGTGGTTAACGATGTCGTGGAGGCAGCGTGCCAGCGTATCGAAGCCGTCATCGAGGCGGAACACCTGAGCGTCAAACGAAACCTGGATCTATTGCTGGACTGGTGATGTCTTGCTTGATTCACAGGAACTTCGTAAAATAGGATAGAGGATTTGGAAAGTCCGGTTTTGTGGTATGCTAAGAGGTGCCTTAAGATAGAAGCCTTGAAGCAAGTGAAGGAGATGAACCAAGTCTGTGTTATACCCGTCAATTGATGAGCTGGTGAAGCTGGTTGACAGCAAGTACACGCTTGTTGTAACAGCGTCCAAAAGAGCTCGACAGCTGCAAGAAGAGACCATGGACCAACCAGGTGCATCGGCTACGAAAAACGTCAGTCGTGCCCTGTGGGAAATCTACAGTGGAAGCATCACTTATGTGCGAACGCACGAAGGCATTAAATAAGACCAAAGTTTTGCAGCAGAGCAACCACATGGTTGTTCTGTTTTTGTAAATACCTGATTCTAGAGATTGCGGAGGAATCCCCATGGCTCGAATTTTGGTTGGAGTCGGGGGCGGCATCGCCGCCTACAAAGCTGCCTCACTTTGCAGCTTGCTGATGAAGGCTCAGCACGAAGTACAAGTGCTGATGACAGAAAACGCAACGAAATTTATCACGCCGCTAACACTGCAGTCGCTCACGCGCAAACCCGTCGTAGTGGATACATTCAACGAACCGAATCCCACTGAAATTGCACATATTGCCCTGGCGGACAAGGCTGATTTGTATGTGATTGCTCCTGCGACAGCCAATCTCATTGGGAAGCTTGCGGCTGGCATTGCTGATGACATGGTGAGTACTACTGCTCTGGCCGTCACGTCTCCACTGCTCATTGCTCCGGCTATGAACGTTCACATGTTTGAGCACCCTGCGGTTCAACAGAATTTGGCTACCCTTCGGCACAACGGAGCTCTGATTATCAATCCGGGTTCCGGTCCCTTAGCATGCGGATATACCGGCAAAGGCAGACTGGCAGAGCCTGAGGATATCCTGCAAGTGATTACCGCTGTCCTGAACCAAAAGACTGACATGGCTGGGGTACACCTTGTGGTTACCGCTGGACCGACGATTGAAGACATCGATCCCGTTCGTTACCTCAGCAACAATTCCTCCGGAAAAATGGGTTATGCACTGGCCGAGGCTGGAAAACAACGGGGTGCACGAGTGACGTTGATATCAGGACCTACAAATTTACCAGACGTTAGCGGCATCGAGATGATACGCGTGCGGTCCACACAGGATATGTATGATGCAGTAGACAAGGTGGTGGATACAGCCGACATTTATATCAGTGCTGCCGCACCAGTAGATTTTCGCCCTGTGGTAAGACATCATCAAAAGTTGAAGAAAGGTGCCGGTGTCACGCACTTGGAGTTGGAACAGACCACAGATATTCTTCTGTCTGTTGCGGGTCGTAAGCAACCGAGTCAAACATTTGTCGGCTTTGCAGCGGAAACAAGCGATGTCCTGCAGTACGGCATGGCCAAACTCGAACGTAAGAACCTGGACATGGTGGTCGTGAACGACATTCTGGCACCCGGTGCAGGCTTTGCCGGAGACACCAATGTGGTTACTATTCTCATGCGAGGACGGGAGCCAATCGCACTGCCTGTTCTCAACAAGTTTGAGGTAGCAAACAGGATTTTGGACCAAATCCAGGTAGTTCGTCACGAACAGACAGGCGGAATGGATTGTGACTAGATTGACGGCAGAGGTCGTTGTCGATGCAAAAACACGACAAGTGAGCGGGAGTTATACCTACCTCGTCCCCGAGAGGCTAAAAAACACCATACGGCCGGGTCATAGAGTCTACGTTTCGTTTGGCAGACAGCATTTGCAGGGATTTGTTGTGAGCGTAGAGTCAGTTGAGGAAGACATTGATCGAACCGAAGGTACTGATATAGGACCCCGAGCAGATACATATGATAGAACTACGATACTGCGTGCGAGCGACGAAAACCCGAGCCCGTTCAAACCCGTGTTAGCCGTACTTGACAGTGAACCGCTGCTGCGACCGGAACTGCTCTCCTTGCTTCAGGACATGGCACACAGGTACGCGTGTACGCTGTTGGAAGCCATTCAAACAGCAATACCAGGGGCCTACAGAGTTCAGGCAAAGCAAGTATACAAAGGTAATCCGGATGTGAAGCCAGAGCGCCTTGAAGAGGTTCCCTTATGGGAGACGCTGTGCCGACGTCCCCTGTCATTTTCGGAAATTCTGCGGCGTTTTCAGGAGAATGCAAACATTTGGCTGGAATCGCTGATTGCTTGTGGTTCTGTGCATGAAGCGGCAGACCTCCGTGACAGGGTAGCAGCCAAAAAACAAGCCTCGCTGCATCTGACATCCGATGTGAATCAGGCGCGAGGGTTTATCGAGGAAAAGCAAAAGCAGGCCCCAAAACAGGCTCGCTTACTCGAGCAGTTGCTGCATCAATCACCTCAGTCTGTGCATTCGCTGGGCGTTGTCCCTTCAGATGGTGCTGTGAGGGCTTTACTTCGTGCCGGATTAGTCCGTGTCTCAGAAGAAGAGGTGTACAGACGACCGCTTGATACTGGGCTCAATGAGACGGTAGATTCCCAGCGCGAACTGACAAGATTACAGACTGCCGCTGTGAAGGCAATCGAAGAGGCAGTCAGTTCTTCTGTCTACCATGAATTTGTTCTGCACGGAGTGACAGGGAGCGGGAAGACGGAGGTTTATATCCGAACCATTGCCAGTGCCGTAAATCAGGGCGGCGCCGCCGCTGTTTTGGTGCCTGAGATTGTCTTGACCCCTCAGATGGTGGGACGGTTTACCGGTCATTTTGGGAGTTTAGTGGCTGTATTGCACTCGGGGTTGTCGCAAGGAGAGCGCCGGGACGAATGGCTCAGAATTCGTCGGGGTCAGGCAAGGGTTGTCATCGGAGCGAGATCGGCTGTGTTTGCGCCTGTGGAGAATTTGAAGCTGATTATTGTTGACGAGGAGCATGAGGCATCCTACAAGCAGGAGGAAACACCTTATTATGATGCTCGGGAAATCGCTTCGATGCGGGCAAAGAGGGAGCAGGCTGTGGTTGTGTTTGGCTCAGCAACACCGTCACTTGAGACGATGTACAAGGCAGAACAGGGTCAGGCCAGAATCCTGACACTCCCCTCGAGAATTAATGATCAGCCGCTGCCGCCGGTGGAGGTTGTGGATATGCGCGAAGAACTTCGCAGCGGCAATCGTTCGATTTTCAGCAACTCGTTGCAGGAAGGTGTCGAACAAGCTGTACGTCACGGTCAGCAAGCGGTTCTGTTTCTGAACCGGCGCGGGTTTGCTTCGTTTGTTTTATGCCGGGAATGCGGCGAAGTCATGCAGTGCCCGCGCTGCGATATATCACTGACCTTACACGGACGACCGGGACAACATTATCTAGAGTGCCATTACTGCCAGTTTCACACACCGATGTCGTCGGTGTGTCCTCACTGCGGTGAATCTGCTTTACGTCCGTTTGGAATTGGAACACAGCAAGTCGAACAGCATTTGAACGATTTATGGCCGGATTTTCGTGTGCTCCGCATGGATGTGGATACGACTCGCAAGAAGGGTGCCCATAAGCGGGCTGTCGAGCAGTTTTATGAAGGAGGGGCGGATATCCTGCTCGGAACGCAGATGATTGCGAAGGGTCTTGACTTTCCGAACGTGACCTTCGTCGGTGTCATTGCTGCGGACACTCTCCTAGCAATCCCGGACTACAGGGCTTCAGAGCGCACGTTCAGCTTGTTGACACAAGTGGCCGGCCGGGCCGGAAGAGCAGACTTGCCGGGACGCATTGTGGTTCAAACCTATCGACCCTCTCACTACGCCATCACGGCAGCTGCACGTCATGACTACCGCGAGTTTTATGAGCTGGAACGTCAACTGCGAGAGAATTTCTGGTATCCTCCTTTTTGCGAAATGACGGTGTTCAAAGCTGTTCACAATGAAGAGAACATAGCGAAAGGTGCGGCGAGGCGGTTCGAGCGTGAACTGAAAAGACGTCTGCAGGACGAGACTGTAACTGTGCTGCCGGCTGCTCCGGAGCGAATTGCGCGCATTGAAGATAAATTCCGGTTTCAAGTTGTGGTAAAGTATTCACAGTGGCACCGCGTTGCGCAGGGTATCACAGCGGCTTATCGCGTTGTGGACGAGAAAATGAGAAAACTCAAGGGCATTTGTGTCCTTGATGTCAACGCGGGTAGAATTTAATCCATACACTTATTTGGAGAGGTATATAGAAAAGGAGTTATCCAAATGGCAATTCGAATTATCCGTACGGGCAATGATCCAGTGTTAAGGGACAAAGCAAAACCTGTCCCGAA
Proteins encoded in this window:
- the rpoZ gene encoding DNA-directed RNA polymerase subunit omega, whose amino-acid sequence is MLYPSIDELVKLVDSKYTLVVTASKRARQLQEETMDQPGASATKNVSRALWEIYSGSITYVRTHEGIK
- the coaBC gene encoding bifunctional phosphopantothenoylcysteine decarboxylase/phosphopantothenate--cysteine ligase CoaBC, giving the protein MARILVGVGGGIAAYKAASLCSLLMKAQHEVQVLMTENATKFITPLTLQSLTRKPVVVDTFNEPNPTEIAHIALADKADLYVIAPATANLIGKLAAGIADDMVSTTALAVTSPLLIAPAMNVHMFEHPAVQQNLATLRHNGALIINPGSGPLACGYTGKGRLAEPEDILQVITAVLNQKTDMAGVHLVVTAGPTIEDIDPVRYLSNNSSGKMGYALAEAGKQRGARVTLISGPTNLPDVSGIEMIRVRSTQDMYDAVDKVVDTADIYISAAAPVDFRPVVRHHQKLKKGAGVTHLELEQTTDILLSVAGRKQPSQTFVGFAAETSDVLQYGMAKLERKNLDMVVVNDILAPGAGFAGDTNVVTILMRGREPIALPVLNKFEVANRILDQIQVVRHEQTGGMDCD
- the priA gene encoding primosomal protein N', whose product is MTRLTAEVVVDAKTRQVSGSYTYLVPERLKNTIRPGHRVYVSFGRQHLQGFVVSVESVEEDIDRTEGTDIGPRADTYDRTTILRASDENPSPFKPVLAVLDSEPLLRPELLSLLQDMAHRYACTLLEAIQTAIPGAYRVQAKQVYKGNPDVKPERLEEVPLWETLCRRPLSFSEILRRFQENANIWLESLIACGSVHEAADLRDRVAAKKQASLHLTSDVNQARGFIEEKQKQAPKQARLLEQLLHQSPQSVHSLGVVPSDGAVRALLRAGLVRVSEEEVYRRPLDTGLNETVDSQRELTRLQTAAVKAIEEAVSSSVYHEFVLHGVTGSGKTEVYIRTIASAVNQGGAAAVLVPEIVLTPQMVGRFTGHFGSLVAVLHSGLSQGERRDEWLRIRRGQARVVIGARSAVFAPVENLKLIIVDEEHEASYKQEETPYYDAREIASMRAKREQAVVVFGSATPSLETMYKAEQGQARILTLPSRINDQPLPPVEVVDMREELRSGNRSIFSNSLQEGVEQAVRHGQQAVLFLNRRGFASFVLCRECGEVMQCPRCDISLTLHGRPGQHYLECHYCQFHTPMSSVCPHCGESALRPFGIGTQQVEQHLNDLWPDFRVLRMDVDTTRKKGAHKRAVEQFYEGGADILLGTQMIAKGLDFPNVTFVGVIAADTLLAIPDYRASERTFSLLTQVAGRAGRADLPGRIVVQTYRPSHYAITAAARHDYREFYELERQLRENFWYPPFCEMTVFKAVHNEENIAKGAARRFERELKRRLQDETVTVLPAAPERIARIEDKFRFQVVVKYSQWHRVAQGITAAYRVVDEKMRKLKGICVLDVNAGRI